From Actinomyces slackii, a single genomic window includes:
- a CDS encoding IS1634 family transposase, which translates to MSPYIRRVRTASGATAVQIAVKERGTRRIVEHLGSAHTEAELAALVQAGREKIQAGQGVLDLAGLAPQSASAVASAVVESKRCALLWDVLTGAYEALGLGEATGGDQAFKQMVLARLIEPTSKEQVPVVLGELGVDAVTARSLFRCLARCTSNDYRSRIQGACLSHVITGGDLSLCLYDVTTLYFETDNEDGLRKVGYSKERRVDPQVIVGLLVDRAGFPLRIGCWEGNRAETSTLIPMIEGFRKNAGIEHLVIVADAGMLSAANLEALDQAGMGFIVGSRMAKAPVDLAAHFRWHGDALVDGQVIDTITPRHGATSGERDQSVRDEPVWDPQSHPGSWRAIWAYSARRFARDNKTLTAQENRARAVVAGDKRPKATRFVTVRKGDQVLDDKALARAKRLAGLKGYVSNIPASIMQAGEVIDSYHELWHVEQSFRMSKHDLRARPVFHHTRDAIEAHLTVVMAALAVARHLQNATGMSIKRLVRELRPLQEVTISVNGHQITAQPQITQTAQQILNNLNAAGH; encoded by the coding sequence GTGAGCCCGTATATCCGCAGAGTGCGTACCGCTTCTGGCGCTACGGCGGTGCAGATCGCCGTGAAGGAGCGCGGGACGCGCCGGATTGTGGAGCACCTGGGCTCAGCCCACACTGAGGCGGAGTTGGCGGCCCTGGTTCAGGCGGGCAGGGAGAAGATACAGGCCGGGCAGGGCGTGCTGGACCTGGCCGGTCTTGCCCCTCAGTCCGCTTCCGCAGTCGCCTCGGCGGTGGTGGAGTCCAAGCGGTGTGCTCTGTTGTGGGATGTGCTGACGGGCGCCTATGAGGCCCTGGGGCTGGGTGAGGCCACGGGCGGGGACCAGGCCTTCAAGCAGATGGTGCTGGCCCGCCTGATCGAGCCCACCAGCAAGGAGCAGGTCCCCGTGGTGCTCGGCGAGCTCGGAGTTGACGCCGTCACTGCGCGCTCCTTGTTCCGCTGCCTGGCCCGTTGCACCAGCAACGACTACCGGTCCCGCATCCAGGGCGCCTGCCTGTCACATGTGATCACGGGCGGGGACCTCAGCTTGTGCCTGTATGACGTGACAACCCTGTACTTCGAGACCGACAACGAGGACGGGCTGCGCAAGGTCGGCTACTCCAAGGAGCGCAGGGTGGATCCACAGGTCATCGTGGGCCTGCTGGTGGATCGGGCGGGCTTCCCCCTGCGGATCGGTTGTTGGGAGGGCAACAGGGCCGAGACGTCCACCCTGATCCCCATGATCGAGGGCTTCCGGAAAAACGCGGGTATTGAGCACCTGGTGATCGTGGCGGACGCCGGCATGCTCTCGGCGGCCAACCTTGAAGCGCTCGATCAGGCGGGTATGGGGTTCATCGTCGGCTCGCGGATGGCCAAGGCGCCGGTGGACTTGGCCGCGCACTTCCGCTGGCATGGGGACGCCCTGGTCGACGGGCAGGTGATCGACACCATCACCCCGCGCCACGGCGCTACCAGTGGGGAACGCGACCAGTCCGTTCGGGATGAGCCGGTCTGGGACCCCCAGAGTCACCCGGGGTCGTGGCGGGCGATCTGGGCCTACAGCGCCAGGCGGTTCGCCAGGGACAACAAGACCCTGACCGCTCAGGAGAACCGGGCGCGGGCGGTGGTCGCCGGCGACAAGCGCCCCAAGGCCACCAGGTTCGTCACCGTCCGTAAGGGCGACCAGGTCCTGGACGACAAGGCTCTGGCCCGCGCTAAGCGGCTCGCGGGACTCAAGGGCTACGTGAGCAATATCCCCGCCAGTATCATGCAGGCCGGTGAGGTGATCGACTCCTACCACGAGCTGTGGCACGTGGAGCAGTCCTTCCGCATGTCCAAGCACGACCTGCGGGCACGGCCTGTCTTCCACCACACCCGTGACGCGATCGAGGCCCACCTGACAGTGGTGATGGCCGCCCTGGCGGTAGCCCGCCACCTACAAAACGCCACCGGGATGAGCATCAAACGACTCGTGCGCGAGCTGCGACCACTCCAAGAAGTCACCATCAGCGTCAACGGGCACCAAATCACCGCCCAACCCCAGATCACCCAGACCGCACAACAAATCCTCAACAACCTGAACGCCGCAGGGCACTAA
- a CDS encoding response regulator transcription factor: MERSQQSRTEAHLLVVDDEPNIRDLLASSLRFAGFEVSTAGDGNGALKCTEKSSPDLIVLDVMLPDMDGFTVARRLRERDVSTPILFLTARDDMADKVQGLTVGGDDYVTKPFGLEEVIARIRAILRRTHAIENEDDGVVRVSDLVLDEDAHEVHRAGIEVELSPTEFKLLRYLMLNAGRVVSKSQILDHVWEYDWNGDAAIVESYISYLRRKVDQIDDRDGNPVTPLIQTRRGVGYMLREPKAE, from the coding sequence ATGGAGCGTTCCCAGCAGTCCCGCACCGAAGCCCATCTCCTCGTTGTCGACGACGAGCCCAATATTCGTGACCTGCTCGCCTCCTCCCTGCGCTTCGCAGGATTCGAGGTCTCCACCGCGGGTGACGGCAACGGCGCCCTGAAATGCACTGAGAAGAGCTCCCCGGATCTTATTGTCCTGGACGTCATGCTTCCCGATATGGACGGATTCACCGTGGCCCGCCGCCTGCGGGAGCGGGACGTGTCCACCCCGATCCTCTTCCTGACCGCCCGTGACGACATGGCGGACAAGGTCCAGGGACTGACCGTGGGGGGCGACGACTACGTGACCAAGCCCTTCGGCCTGGAGGAGGTCATCGCTCGCATCCGGGCCATCCTGCGACGCACGCATGCCATCGAGAACGAGGACGACGGCGTCGTGCGCGTCTCGGACCTGGTCCTCGACGAGGACGCGCACGAGGTCCACCGCGCCGGGATCGAGGTGGAGTTGTCCCCCACCGAGTTCAAGCTGCTGCGCTACCTCATGCTCAATGCGGGACGCGTGGTCTCCAAGTCCCAGATCCTCGACCACGTCTGGGAGTACGACTGGAACGGCGACGCGGCCATCGTGGAGTCCTACATCTCCTACCTGCGCCGCAAGGTCGACCAGATCGACGACCGTGACGGCAACCCCGTCACCCCCCTGATCCAGACGCGGCGCGGCGTGGGCTACATGCTGCGCGAGCCCAAGGCGGAGTGA
- a CDS encoding sensor histidine kinase: MAAARSAARTRAPLNKQHRPIKRGRWHPLIAVQRPWQALPLRSRLALMTTAVLSIGLLISSFVVTSMLERNMINQIDAQLRVTGAAFGTEGLARMNNAPGGGGPLPSTYYVEADYISGDRDGQWIHPDTSEEYGVPQLEGKLDYRTVLANEGDPQIITVDSSNSPHKWRAILMLLHDSNTKEYVGVAAIALPMKNVTETVERTRLVVALADVVIILVGAITSTYLVHRSFRSLRQIESVAGRIAQGDLSARILVTEPSTTEVGSLQRAINTMLTQNEHAFSVQVVAQERMTRFVSDASHELRTPLAAIRGYGELYRMGGVPTDRTGEVMSRIETESNRMGRLVDDLLQLARMDEGREMVMEPLSITELAIGALSDMAVLAPDRDCSLTPLEDPDDDEQAEAPDVQVVGDRDRLSQVLTNLLGNVVRHTPAGTPVEIAVGTQSDSTLPGTSGGQGVAVVEVRDHGGGVPPQEAEKVFQRFYRSDSSRNRETGGSGLGLAIVLGIIERHGGTVQMLQTPGGGATVRIELPLPPSEPDPDADPEPA, encoded by the coding sequence ATGGCTGCTGCGCGGTCTGCCGCGCGCACTCGGGCGCCCCTGAACAAGCAGCACCGTCCCATCAAGCGGGGGCGCTGGCATCCGCTGATCGCCGTCCAACGGCCCTGGCAGGCGCTGCCGCTGCGCAGCCGCCTGGCGCTGATGACCACCGCGGTGCTGTCCATCGGCCTGCTCATCTCCTCCTTCGTCGTGACCTCCATGCTCGAGCGCAACATGATCAACCAGATCGACGCCCAGCTCAGGGTCACCGGAGCCGCCTTCGGCACCGAGGGCCTGGCCCGCATGAACAACGCCCCCGGAGGTGGGGGCCCGCTGCCATCGACCTACTACGTCGAGGCCGACTACATCTCTGGCGACCGCGATGGCCAGTGGATCCACCCCGACACCTCCGAGGAGTACGGCGTCCCCCAGTTGGAGGGCAAGCTGGACTACCGCACGGTGCTGGCCAATGAGGGCGATCCGCAGATCATCACCGTCGACTCCAGCAACTCCCCCCACAAGTGGCGCGCCATCCTCATGCTGCTGCATGACAGCAACACCAAGGAGTACGTCGGCGTGGCCGCGATCGCCCTGCCGATGAAGAACGTCACCGAGACCGTCGAGCGCACCCGCCTGGTGGTGGCCCTGGCCGACGTCGTCATCATCCTGGTGGGAGCGATCACCTCGACCTACCTGGTGCACCGCTCCTTCCGCTCGCTGCGGCAGATCGAGTCGGTGGCCGGGCGGATCGCCCAGGGCGACCTGTCGGCGCGCATCCTGGTCACCGAGCCCTCGACCACGGAGGTGGGCTCCCTGCAGCGCGCCATCAACACCATGCTCACCCAGAACGAGCACGCCTTCTCCGTCCAGGTCGTGGCCCAGGAGCGCATGACCCGATTCGTCTCGGACGCCTCCCATGAGCTGCGCACACCCCTGGCCGCGATCCGCGGCTACGGCGAGCTCTACCGGATGGGGGGCGTGCCGACCGACCGCACCGGGGAGGTCATGTCCCGCATCGAGACCGAGTCCAACCGCATGGGCCGCCTGGTCGATGACCTGCTGCAGCTGGCCCGCATGGATGAGGGCCGAGAGATGGTCATGGAGCCGCTGTCCATCACCGAGCTGGCGATCGGCGCCCTGAGCGACATGGCGGTCCTGGCCCCCGACCGGGATTGCTCCCTGACCCCCCTGGAGGATCCCGACGACGACGAGCAGGCCGAGGCCCCCGACGTCCAGGTGGTGGGCGACCGCGACCGCCTCTCCCAGGTGCTGACCAACCTGCTGGGCAACGTGGTGCGCCACACGCCCGCGGGCACCCCTGTTGAGATCGCGGTGGGCACGCAGAGCGACTCCACGCTGCCGGGAACCTCCGGAGGACAGGGGGTGGCGGTGGTCGAGGTCCGCGACCACGGCGGCGGCGTGCCTCCCCAGGAGGCGGAGAAGGTTTTCCAGCGCTTCTACCGCTCGGACTCCTCACGCAACCGGGAGACCGGCGGCTCGGGCCTGGGCCTGGCCATCGTCCTGGGGATCATCGAGCGCCACGGAGGCACGGTCCAGATGCTCCAGACCCCGGGGGGCGGGGCCACAGTGCGCATCGAGCTCCCCCTGCCCCCATCAGAGCCCGATCCCGATGCCGATCCCGAGCCCGCCTGA
- a CDS encoding transposase, translated as MARAKYSDEFKEQVVREVIEKDRTIASVAASYELVPQTVGNWVAKHRKEHGSAKEREAVAEAEEVARMKKQVRELQQENEFLKKAAAFFAKNDQ; from the coding sequence ATGGCAAGGGCGAAGTACTCGGATGAGTTCAAGGAGCAGGTGGTGCGCGAGGTGATCGAGAAGGATCGCACGATCGCGTCGGTGGCCGCTTCCTACGAGTTGGTGCCCCAGACGGTGGGCAACTGGGTCGCGAAGCACAGGAAGGAGCACGGCAGCGCTAAGGAAAGAGAAGCGGTTGCTGAGGCCGAGGAGGTAGCCCGCATGAAGAAACAGGTCCGCGAGCTGCAGCAGGAGAACGAGTTCTTGAAAAAAGCAGCAGCCTTCTTCGCGAAGAACGACCAGTGA
- a CDS encoding NYN domain-containing protein: MSAPTYLLVDGENIDATLGMSVLGRRPEPEERPRWDRVLSYCDELSDASAEEGEGEDARALFFLNATSGHMPMGFVQALLAMDYRPVPLAGSGGPEEKVVDVGIQRTLEALAGRVEAGEQAHVLLGSHDGDYVPQVERLMEAGAQVGVLCFREYLSSQLASLAERGLTVHDLEADVRAFTIALPRVRIIPLEEFDPLAFL; the protein is encoded by the coding sequence ATGAGTGCACCGACCTACCTTCTTGTCGACGGAGAGAATATAGACGCCACCCTGGGCATGAGCGTGCTGGGTCGACGCCCCGAGCCCGAGGAGCGCCCCCGCTGGGACCGCGTCCTGTCCTACTGCGACGAGCTCTCCGATGCCTCCGCGGAGGAGGGCGAGGGGGAGGATGCCCGTGCGCTGTTCTTCCTCAACGCGACCTCGGGTCATATGCCCATGGGATTCGTCCAGGCGCTGCTGGCCATGGACTATCGGCCGGTGCCCCTGGCGGGCTCGGGCGGCCCGGAGGAGAAGGTGGTCGACGTCGGCATCCAGCGCACCCTGGAGGCGCTGGCCGGCCGTGTGGAGGCCGGTGAGCAGGCCCATGTCCTGCTGGGCAGCCACGACGGCGACTACGTCCCCCAGGTCGAGCGGCTCATGGAGGCCGGAGCGCAGGTGGGAGTCCTGTGCTTCCGCGAGTACCTCAGCTCGCAGCTGGCCTCCCTGGCGGAGCGCGGACTGACGGTGCACGACCTCGAGGCCGATGTCCGGGCCTTCACCATCGCCCTGCCTCGCGTCCGGATCATCCCGCTGGAGGAGTTCGATCCCTTGGCCTTCCTGTGA
- a CDS encoding WXG100 family type VII secretion target, with the protein MPSFAVDTTAVSDTAVRARTRIATIQTEVDGMQSDITFLQGSWTGSASDSMAVCASDWRLTQLQVQANLDQISLALDQAALTYDETETTNAGRFTQSRA; encoded by the coding sequence ATGCCCTCCTTCGCCGTTGACACCACCGCCGTCTCCGACACCGCCGTGCGCGCCCGCACCCGGATCGCCACGATCCAGACCGAGGTCGATGGCATGCAGAGCGACATCACCTTCCTCCAGGGCTCCTGGACCGGATCGGCCTCCGACTCCATGGCGGTATGCGCCTCGGACTGGCGCCTCACCCAGCTCCAGGTCCAGGCCAATCTCGACCAGATCAGTCTGGCCCTGGACCAGGCGGCGCTGACCTATGACGAGACCGAGACCACCAACGCCGGCCGGTTCACCCAGTCCCGCGCCTGA
- a CDS encoding HD domain-containing protein, with protein sequence MGVNDAPQWLLPAFSRSVRALGATADAEQIRAAGEHLVALWSTPDRRFHTLRHVIDMLARVDELADESHDPDLMRVATWYHGCVFSADTVQVRVRNGGEDEMASAQFAAQDLQALGVPPEAVERVCSLIVNLKRHTLTAEDIDAMALIDADLGTLAVDPQTYKEYLRLLREEYAHIPQAEYLRARLAITTRLLGRDRLFRSPLGERWELPARQNLEAEAARVSAKLEALSPGDAEQCAQVGHVADPSADQPTSRQGSAADPSLCSLSEEPDDGPRSCIEQRPRGASADEPGQTQTQAQTQAQAEHSASPLPPRVVAPAGAPRLERSGAPSAASPRTPADGVPVGGLRKEGKGMSHAASMESCIEDLDRLLSAPRAGEERGISRHAQAAEERERMAETVRQRAQAARAAREARTGEIAPITEEIVDDGAGDL encoded by the coding sequence ATGGGCGTCAACGACGCGCCGCAGTGGCTCCTTCCCGCCTTCTCGCGCTCCGTCAGGGCGCTGGGCGCCACGGCTGACGCCGAGCAGATCCGCGCGGCCGGGGAGCATCTGGTGGCCCTGTGGTCCACCCCCGACCGGCGGTTCCACACCTTGCGCCATGTCATTGACATGCTGGCCCGGGTTGACGAGCTGGCCGACGAGTCCCACGATCCCGATCTCATGCGCGTGGCCACCTGGTACCACGGCTGCGTCTTCAGCGCCGACACCGTTCAGGTCAGGGTCCGCAATGGCGGCGAGGATGAGATGGCCTCGGCGCAGTTCGCCGCCCAGGACCTCCAGGCGCTCGGTGTGCCGCCGGAGGCGGTCGAGCGGGTCTGCTCCCTGATCGTCAACCTCAAGCGCCACACGCTGACGGCCGAGGACATCGACGCCATGGCCCTCATCGACGCGGATCTGGGCACCCTGGCGGTCGACCCGCAGACCTACAAGGAGTACCTGCGCCTGCTGCGCGAGGAGTACGCCCACATCCCTCAGGCCGAGTACCTGCGGGCGCGGCTGGCCATCACCACCCGCCTGCTGGGGCGCGATCGGCTCTTCCGCTCGCCCTTGGGGGAGCGCTGGGAGCTGCCGGCGCGCCAGAACCTCGAGGCCGAGGCGGCGCGCGTCAGCGCCAAGCTGGAGGCGCTCTCCCCCGGAGACGCCGAGCAGTGCGCGCAGGTCGGTCACGTCGCCGACCCCTCCGCCGATCAGCCGACCTCCCGCCAGGGGAGCGCGGCGGACCCCTCCCTGTGCAGCCTGAGCGAGGAGCCCGACGACGGTCCCCGCAGCTGCATCGAGCAGCGCCCCCGCGGGGCGAGCGCCGATGAGCCCGGCCAGACCCAGACCCAGGCCCAGACCCAGGCCCAGGCCGAGCACAGCGCCTCCCCGCTGCCGCCCCGCGTCGTGGCGCCTGCGGGCGCCCCGCGCCTGGAGCGCTCCGGCGCGCCCTCGGCCGCCTCCCCGCGCACCCCTGCCGATGGCGTTCCCGTCGGGGGCCTGCGCAAGGAGGGCAAGGGCATGTCGCATGCCGCCTCGATGGAGTCCTGCATCGAGGATCTCGACAGGCTCCTGTCCGCGCCGCGGGCGGGGGAGGAGCGGGGGATCAGCCGCCACGCCCAGGCCGCGGAGGAGCGCGAGCGCATGGCTGAGACAGTGCGGCAGCGGGCCCAGGCCGCCCGGGCGGCGCGCGAGGCGCGCACCGGCGAGATCGCCCCGATCACCGAGGAGATCGTCGACGACGGCGCTGGCGACCTGTAG
- a CDS encoding DUF6318 family protein produces MMASQQATWDAQRSAAASASASAAASAAAVVSASAAAEGLSVEEWGLKQEALATAAPVMPELATYNTPEGRGAAAEYFASLLPYASATGDLTEWKAMSEERCEFCKSVIDDFTNLHDSGGWMDPWDLTITETTIYEQNEGYDYASVELKLAQSEAVRHDGTGGQTTHDASSETTLKLALRWNGKRWVVGEGEHS; encoded by the coding sequence ATGATGGCCAGTCAGCAGGCGACGTGGGATGCGCAGCGGTCTGCGGCGGCCAGTGCCAGTGCGAGTGCTGCGGCCAGTGCTGCGGCGGTGGTCAGTGCCAGTGCTGCTGCTGAGGGGCTGAGTGTGGAGGAGTGGGGTCTTAAGCAGGAGGCTTTGGCCACTGCGGCGCCGGTGATGCCCGAGTTGGCGACCTACAACACCCCCGAGGGCCGAGGCGCCGCCGCCGAGTACTTCGCTTCGCTGCTGCCCTACGCCTCCGCCACCGGCGACCTGACCGAGTGGAAAGCCATGAGCGAAGAACGCTGCGAATTCTGCAAGTCCGTCATCGATGACTTCACCAATCTGCATGATTCTGGGGGGTGGATGGATCCTTGGGATCTCACCATCACCGAAACCACTATCTACGAGCAGAATGAGGGTTATGACTATGCCTCGGTCGAGCTGAAGCTGGCGCAAAGCGAGGCGGTCAGGCATGATGGGACCGGTGGTCAGACGACACACGACGCTAGTTCCGAAACGACGCTAAAATTAGCGCTTCGATGGAACGGTAAGCGGTGGGTTGTTGGTGAAGGTGAGCACTCTTGA